cttgttaattagtgagctatAGAGGTGCTAGTAGGTGGATTTTGGTAATTggaaagagccaggctagctgtttacccctgtttccagtctttgtgttaGGCTAGGCTACAGCTGTAACCAGCTgctgcactgcaaaaactaaaatcttggtaagattaattatcttaattgaaggcaaaatatacttgttttttgtccaaTAAGATATTTATTCTTACCAGGCagcttttatgttgtttgttatgtatgttttttttgtccttaagtagcaagtgaaatattcttgttctgttggcagataattttgcttattttaagtaatatttcccccattttaatgctttttttctcgtttttgagagctcagtttttgcagtgtggcTGTAGCCTGAcctttactgtacagacatgtaAGTAATATCGGTCTTCTCATCTcaactcagcaagaaagcaacaAAGTGTATATCCAAAAATGTCGATCTGTTTAATCTGTCTGAAATTAAAGGTAAGGGCTGTTCATTCCTAAACCCGATTGGTTTCATAATGCTAGAAAAAGAATCTGAAATattatgtgaaataaaataaatagattatGAACAAGACATTGCTGTGttgggttttatttgtgaaaaattaaaaagtacTCAGTTTTCTACAGAAGCTTTAATGGGTTTAATAAAGGTTTACAATTGTTGGTTTCTGTACAGGATAGTTGGCTCAAAGGCCCGTATATTCAGTTAACTTTTAGACAAGGATTTTTAAGTTTAAGTATATAACATCTACCACCCAGCAGTGTTACAGATCCACATGGTCTCACCACACTTGAACTGTCCAATAGAAAACAGTGGCCTTTTTCAACTATTGCAAAGAGTTACATTTCTTAACGCTTAAAATTTCTATTCCTTACTTGTTTGAATTGTGTCTCAAACTGCACTGTAGAGTTTCTGTACATATTAAAGCCATTTCTAGTGGCAAGTTCTTTTTAAATCTCTAGCAAAGGTTGAAGTGCGTCTGCAGGTGGTGAGGCTCTCTTGTTTGCTTTTTGGCTGTGGACTGACCTGTTACTGGAGCATAGAGACAATGCATTAGCCTGACATCTATTCACATTAGTACATGTGAGAAGAAATCACGTTATGCTGACAGAAGCTTTTGACGTCTTAACTACAGATTGCATAGCTCTCGAAAGATGAGTTCAAGAGACTCAAGAGAAAAGTTAGCTTGACTAAAATTCAACTCATCTGAAATCTGCACAGGATTTTCTGACTGAAGAGCTTTCTTCCGGTGTCAGTTGACCTGAAGTCTTTGGTCAAAGCTACAACTTACAGTAGttttaaacacaaataattgatttatatatatttttttgcgTTCGCCGGTTTGAGGATGGCTGTTTCAGGGGACAGTTTTCATCTTCAGTCCTCAGTTTGAATTTAGAAAGGGTCTGTTGATTGTTACACGGACTACAACATCAccctgtaaaaaaaagaaagaaagtcacACTTACGCTTATTAGTTGGCCCGAAAGTTAGAATCTGAATCATCATTACGATATTGTGCAAAATTCACTCACCCTCATTGGGTGTCTCAGCATGGCTCTTAGAAGAGACCACAATCTTTCAGGTTTTCTTTGATGATGATGTCGGTTACGGCGTCAAACACAAACTTGAcgttctctgtgtctgtggcACAGGTCATGTGAGAGTAGACTTCTTTGATGTCTCTGCGCATGTTCAGGTCCAAGAACTGCATCTTGATGTAGTTACCAGCATCCTCGTACGTATTGGGGCCTTAACGACAAGATAGCGAGATAAAGGGGCACATTTAATAAGTTTGCCACTTTTTAAAGTCGTGAAAAgcgctgctgtttgtgtgttgtgatgACCTCACCATCGTATTCAGGGAAGCACATGCTGAGATGAGCTTTCTTGATCTTCTCAATGAACACATCTTTCTTGTTGAGGAAGAGTACAATGGAGGTGGCGGCGAAGTAGCGATGGTTGCAGATACTGTTGAACAAGTGCAGACTTTCGTGCATTCGATTCTGAAATTAAAATTTGTGGTTTTACCCAAGGAAGAGCCCTTCAAATACACCTGATGTTGACTGTACAAAAGATACAAATAGTGTAGAATATCAAGTGTGAAATATGACTGTTATCATACCACTTCATCATCCTCCACCAACACCATGTCATAAGCGCTCAAAGCAGCAATGAAGATGATACAGGTCACACCTTCGAAACAATGGATCCACTTCTTCCTCTCTGACCTCTGGCCACCCACGTCAAACATTCTGCATGGAAACAGGAGCATGTTATCTTTATGATTCCTATCCAGCTCAGTGGGAGCACTGGTGATGAGTTCTCGGTGCTACCCTCTTGCAAAACAATGCACTGACTCACCTGAAATGGAGATCTTTGAAGGAAAATTGGGTCTCGATGATACCAGTAGTCTTCACTCTTGATCGCAGCACATCCTGCTCAGTGGGCACGTAGCCTGGTTGGATCAGTCGCTCCAAGTCATTCAGGTAGCTGAGAGCAAAATCAagttaatttaataacaaacgCTAATGTGAGAACTTGTGCCAATTTTAAATCTCAGCTTGGGTGATTCCTTACTATCCAGCGGAGTCGTTGAGTTGGTACTCTGAGGCCCTGTCAAAGCATGCCTGTATGCCAGAGTCCTTCCACAGGCGCAAAATGATGTCTGACAGTTCTTTAGGCATGGTGCCCTCCTCAATGGTGTCTGCAAGATGCATGAGTTTCCTCGCATCATCCTGCAGAGCGAATGCAAGAGGACAGGGACTCATACAAGTTATGCTGGATAACTTGAACTCAATTTATGCAAAACACATTGAAGTCCATCTCAGCTGTTGTTACCTGCTGATCAGCGTGGCCATAGTTTATATTGAGTGTGTTCATGGCCTTCACAATGGCCATGATGGACTGCAGGGTGTTGCTGTAGATGATGGTGATGAACTCCAAGCATTCTTCAAGTGAGTAACCATCTTTGTGGATAATTCTGATGAGAGAATACAATATTTGTATGTGATTTACAGTCCATTAGAGAAGAAATAAGACATTGCTTATGTGTCAAAAATCTTACTTCATCTGTTTGACAATAGTGCTTTTGCCTGATTCTCCAGCACCTATATGAAGgaagaaaaatgtattaaatgtagTTATTAGCATCAGATAAAAAAATAAGCTTCTATACCAAagtttatttcaaaatgtccacAGTTTGTAATGATTTTGGAGAAATATGACTTCAtcttaataaatttttttgtgcttttatttatatattggGTTTCATTAATGTGAGAGGAGATGTGATATTAAATGCAGGTGACCCCATGGCATTCATCAGACGATCCCAACAGGTCATAATACTTCTTACTTCAGGTGTAATCTTGTTCAACGCTGATGTCAGGGGGAACTTTTCCTGTCCCTGACCTACATTGTTATGAGGAGATGATGAAGCTGAGTGTGAAAAAATATCTGTAACAACCTGACAGATATTCAGAACAGCATATGCCCGACATGCTTTTGAATCCAACATTGTCATATACTCGATAGAAATATTTTAGGTTATAGAATTTGTTGGTCCTTGAATGAAAAAACCTAAATTACCTAATTTTCAATATTAaagttaaatattaatatttcccCCCTTGATCACCTAAGTAAATAGTGcctgtgatttattttacaatagTATTTGAATTCTACAGCCATACACTCAGGGTCCTTCAGGGTTAAGCCCTTTgtgttggaggacttgttgttTCAGGATTAACAAGGGATTGGGTTGAGTGATTATTAAAGTGTCTTAGCAATTCAATGACACGGGTTATTAAGCCTTTCCTTGACTCAAGCATTcatcacatatactgtacatgaacaGGCAATTAAGTAAGTATTTAAAGGTTATTCAGACCGTAACAAACTTATAGTTTAAAAGATCTGTTTGTGTTGATAACTTATAATAATACAGGTTTCCTGTATTTGCATCCAGGTTGACTGTCTTTACctagcagcagcagcttgaCAGTTCTTGCATCCTTGTCGGCATCCTCCTTCAGCTTCTTCTCCAGCTCTCTGGAGTGTTTGTCCTCGGCGCTCGCTCCAGCCCCCATCCTACTTTTTCCCGGCTTGGGCCCCTCCGCTTAAAAGCCAAGTGTCAGGAAAAATGGAAGTAGGTCCTTGCTGATCGCCTACTTTCTGACTGGTGCCGTCAACTGTGCAGCTGATGCGTCAACTGCCTGCAGCAAACACTGGAGAATGTTTGAGTATTTTCCTGTCTTAGGAGAGGATTTTGGGCATCCTCTGCCCACCTGACCGAGGGTGGCCAATGGAGCTCAAGGACAGGGGTGTTTTAGGAGCAGAGCGAAAGGTGTGAGGAGAAGCAGACATACATCAGTGTAGGAGTGATCTAACCTTTAGGGGGACTTTGCTGTGCTCAGCGGAAGATGAACATCGGCTCAAGTGCTTATCTCTCTTTGCTGTTCTTAAGTGCCTTTAAAAGAGAAGCATGTAAAGCTAAAATAACTTGGTGCTTGGAGTGTTTGGGCCCATTGCCGGGAATGGTAGTTACCCAAACTAGATTCATCTCACATCAGgaccaaaataaaaatgaagggGAGTAAGTGTGGTCTTGAATGCATGGTGTTTGCAAAGAGGTTGATTAGAGGGATTAAAACAAAAGAACTAGTCTCTGTTCCACACAgtaaaacaattacaacaaatgggtcacaaaaataaataaccagACCCGTCACCTCCCAGTCCAACAGTCCAAACATGAAGTTAGACAAACTGTATTTCTTATAGGATACTGCAGACTGAAGGGTGAGCTCTGAAGTGCTTATAGAGCTTTGCGGTTTCACCTGACAGATCTCATTGACCTCAATCTGAAGACGGTTAAGGATCCTAATCTACTCACTTTCAATTATGGAGGCATGCAAAAACAGTATGTGTGAGCATTGCACTGCATTTACCTACATGTACAGTAACTTGTTGCTGTCTCCTTTTCGGTTTGTCTGTTATAAAGCAGTTTTGCTTAGAAAAGTGCTccttaaataaagtttattcttATCAATTTTACTTTATCGTGATCTTCTGTGGAGTCAACATTGATTAAGTTCCTGAGTCACTACTGTCAAGGAAATCAATGCTACAGGTCAGCTGTGGTAAAATGCAACTGTATGTATCGTACACATTTGAGGTACTTTTCTTGAATAGTTACATTtgatgccactttctacttctactatACTAAATTTAAAAGGTAAATATTGTTCTCCTTACTCCACTggatttatttgacagctagtCACtttacaaactgaaaacacatagCTTAGACTGttaaataagataaaatgtttcagatcaaacaagcaaacagcaaattattaaaaagagaTTCACCTTGATCAAAAATGCTTCTTTCACATTAACACGACGTATAACAGTATATCGCTCACAGGGGCAATTTTTCTGCATTGTGTACGTTAAAAAAGTACATAATTTTACTTATAGTTACAATGTCAATGCAGTACTTGGACTTATTTAGTaaaagagtatttttacattgtggtatttttacttttaatgaagTAAACGATCTGGATACTTCCTGCACCACTGCGGATCATTAACATGAGGAGCACTGAAATCACTGCATTACAGTACATATCACACAACAAACCCTGCAGACAATGTGCTCACCAATGGCAGAACAGAACCCctgttattataaaatatagaGCTTTAATTTATTAGTCAGCAACATTGATGAGGAAGAAAAGATAGATAGTAATTTTTACAAGTCATTACAATAACATCAACTGTGCATCATATCATACATTACTTTACCTCAATGACCCAGAGCAAAGTCTGccaaacagagaaaataaaatagatgCACATGTTGGAAATATATGCAAATTTgttttgcaaatatttgagaacaagagaaagaaagaatagactaaaagacagagagagagagagacagagagaatgagcatgagagagagaggatttaAAATCACAATCTGACCTTTCTGTACTCTCAGCATTTTCCGCCATAAAAGGTTTCCATATTCCCACAACAAGAAAGACATTCACAGACATCCACAGCAACATAGCATTTTAGACAAATACCATATACATACACTGTACATGCCATGCACAATGAAAAGCCACCTTCTGAAGGTTTTGGTACATGTTCTCTCCAGGTTTGGCGGTGATCAGCTTGTTAGtggcatttgttttattttttacagtatgGAAGATGCTCAGTACAAACAGTTTTATATGAAGTCTGTGGCACGTATCATAGCAGGATGGCACTGcactgacaaaaaaagtttACTGTGAAAGCTCTGTTTTTAACCAGCTGATACAGTAAATAGAGCACCAATCAAAGTATTCTGTTCCCACAGCAATGCAAATCAGCACACCTGTGGCTGTAATCTAATAGAAATGTAGACTGATTATGTGTATAATATTCACTCAGTGAAACCAATATTTCGCATGAAACTGGCAGGAATGCAAACTTTGGATTCATTGCGAGCTGAAGAAAACAACCTTTGAACATACAAACTGCATGCTCTGCCTTATATGAATACACTGCATATGCCACAGATACATGTGAAGCATTTACTGTTTCTTACCAATTTGGCAACAGAAGGTGCTTCGtctctaatatatatatttttatcacaaactgtcacaaacacacatatagcTGCCTGCTGGAATTTCTTATctcaaaagagaaaagagaaggcaATGTTATATTTTCAGCTTTTGTGTCTTCaaaagacccccccccccaagaaaAGAACAACTTATCACAAAGATCACGCTTGTTAAGGATACAACACTGAGATGTGatattcacatataaacaaaacaaacacttggCAGCAACTGATTTTGGAAGAATCTGGGCGGGTGATACAACATCGTTACTTGAGGCCAGGCTGGACCACAACATGAAAGGAGAGACGTACCTGCCACAAAGGGCCTTTCATTAACATGGGCCTTTATAAGCTGCAGTCTGCGGGCATTGCTTTAATCCTTGCGTGTCCCAAGAAATGccatcattattatcatcagcatcatcaacAGCTTGTATGTTGCTGCTATAAAGTACAAAGTTCTGGTGAAGAAGTTCGGGGAAATTTGAGAATTTCACTGATCCAGCGACTCGACTTCCAGCTTAGACACTGAATACTGCCAGCAGTCAAGTGATCCAACATGTTTAACAGTTTCTGAATACATGTTCAGCGGTCCGTGTCCATGTGTGGATACTCCCAATGTCCTGGGTTATTGTTGCTGTTtctcaaaaacaccaaacataaaTGTATTCTCAACATAATAACACGTTGTAATAAACAATAACACTAACAATAATattacaataacaacaatatttgCACAGATTTTCctattcacaaaaaaacatgttttctagATAGGTACAAAGAATTACTTTTTACAACCTACAAtaaatattgtgtattttttccCAACAGTTACTTAGAAACTGTTTGATGCTTTTGCTGTCTTGTCTGTTATGATAATTAGATTTTTCTAATTGGAGTCAATCCCCCGAAACGGAGGGTTGCAGTGTTTAGGAGGTGGTGCGAAAAGGGAGAGTGGGGGTGTTGGAGTATGATAAGCTCCTCATGTCTCAGCTGGAGTTGTTTGCTCGTCATGATGCCGACGATTGCGAGGcttcttttgttctttcagCTCGTTCAGGCTTTTGGCTTTGTTGTCTCCAACGCTGGTTTCTCCAAGTTGCCAGTAATCTTGGCAGTACTGGTTGATCAGGCCCATCTCTGGCTGGCTTAGGATGGTCAGTAGGTCCTTGTACTGTCCAGCGCTCGGAGTCCAGGCACTGGAATGCAGTGGAGGGAGGGCCGGGCTGCCTGTTTCCACCAAAACGTTGTTGACTGTGCGACTGGAAAGGACCACAAGCTGCAGTTTGACAAGCGTGTGTTTGAAGTTTTTCTCTGTGGATGTGCACTGATAGATGCCGCTGTCAGAGGACTGCAGTGAGCGGATAAGAAgaccttgttctgtttttaggATGCGGCCCTCTGAGCGAATCTGGAAGGAAGGACAGTGAAGATTATTACAAAAGATGTTAAAAGTGAAGTTTAAACACTCCATACATTCATTTGCCTTCTCCTGACACAcaccaggggtctcatttataaaactctGCATagaatcctcactaaaagtgtacgtgcgGCCAAAAGCCAAAATTAACgtacgccaaaaaatattcagacttataaaaccacGCGTAAGCACAtttgtaagcaagttccctttataaatcacaatcaacttgaaatgtggtgcatgtgagggagctccatgtccgaccctccaaacgcccatagttgcctataaatggtcagtgaaatgTCCCTCATTTATATTAATacgtactgactgcatgaagaaaag
Above is a genomic segment from Micropterus dolomieu isolate WLL.071019.BEF.003 ecotype Adirondacks linkage group LG18, ASM2129224v1, whole genome shotgun sequence containing:
- the gnat1 gene encoding guanine nucleotide-binding protein G(t) subunit alpha-1; this encodes MGAGASAEDKHSRELEKKLKEDADKDARTVKLLLLGAGESGKSTIVKQMKIIHKDGYSLEECLEFITIIYSNTLQSIMAIVKAMNTLNINYGHADQQDDARKLMHLADTIEEGTMPKELSDIILRLWKDSGIQACFDRASEYQLNDSAGYYLNDLERLIQPGYVPTEQDVLRSRVKTTGIIETQFSFKDLHFRMFDVGGQRSERKKWIHCFEGVTCIIFIAALSAYDMVLVEDDEVNRMHESLHLFNSICNHRYFAATSIVLFLNKKDVFIEKIKKAHLSMCFPEYDGPNTYEDAGNYIKMQFLDLNMRRDIKEVYSHMTCATDTENVKFVFDAVTDIIIKENLKDCGLF